A part of Propioniciclava coleopterorum genomic DNA contains:
- the pknB gene encoding Stk1 family PASTA domain-containing Ser/Thr kinase codes for MIDQPRILGGRYQVGRVIGRGGMALVSQARDLRLSRDVAVKELRIDLAGDPTFQERFRREAQAAAGLNHPNIVSVYDTGEELDPHSQTRVPFIVMELVEGRTLRDILREGRPILPQRALEFTVGVLEALAYSHRAGIVHRDIKPANVMLTTTGIVKVMDFGIARAVSDTSSTMTQTAAVIGTAQYLSPEQARGESVDARSDIYSAGCLLYELLVGRPPFQGDSPVSVAYQHVREQPVPPSQLDPEVTPAMDAVVLKALAKNPDDRYLTAEEMRDDVARILEGRPVTATIPLAGAALVAGEATELMPATAPTVAPTVVSPSEAPVEPEPVPEKPRSRARLWWTLAVVALLLVGLVSGWFLLQQQSRPKQVQVPAVINQTQPQAESALAGVGLKPDIEFVHGPNDATKDRVVTSSPQPGTEVLEGSTVKLTINQGPLFLTVPPGLTGKSFAEAKQALVTAGFNEASILQEEADRESADDKPDTVVAVDPPSGSSVASDSTIRLQVATGRAKVPYVRGKTLAQAEQTLKDAGFTNLATQEAFDPSMKAGEVMSTSPDADTTVQRSEKITIIVSKGPEPTPTPTPTSATPTPTSTPTSASPSPTPTKSGDDDENQ; via the coding sequence ATGATCGACCAGCCGAGGATCCTCGGCGGGCGCTACCAGGTCGGCCGGGTGATCGGCCGGGGCGGGATGGCGCTGGTCAGCCAGGCGCGCGACCTGCGCCTGAGCCGCGACGTCGCCGTGAAGGAACTCCGCATCGACCTGGCCGGCGACCCGACGTTCCAGGAGCGCTTCCGCCGCGAGGCGCAGGCGGCAGCGGGCCTGAACCACCCCAACATCGTGTCGGTCTACGACACCGGGGAGGAACTGGATCCGCACAGCCAGACCCGCGTCCCGTTCATCGTCATGGAGCTGGTCGAGGGCAGGACGCTGCGCGACATCCTGCGCGAGGGCCGCCCGATCCTGCCCCAGCGGGCGCTGGAGTTCACCGTCGGCGTCCTGGAGGCGCTGGCCTACAGCCACCGCGCGGGGATCGTCCACCGCGACATCAAGCCCGCCAACGTGATGCTCACCACGACCGGCATCGTGAAGGTGATGGACTTCGGCATCGCCCGCGCCGTCTCCGACACCTCCTCGACGATGACGCAGACCGCGGCCGTGATCGGCACCGCGCAGTACCTCTCGCCCGAGCAGGCGCGCGGCGAGTCCGTCGACGCCCGCTCCGACATCTACTCCGCGGGCTGCCTGCTGTACGAGCTCCTGGTGGGGCGCCCGCCGTTCCAGGGCGACTCGCCCGTCTCGGTGGCCTACCAGCACGTCCGCGAGCAGCCGGTACCGCCCAGCCAACTCGACCCCGAGGTCACGCCCGCGATGGACGCGGTCGTGCTGAAGGCGCTGGCCAAGAACCCCGACGACCGCTACCTGACCGCCGAGGAGATGCGCGACGACGTCGCGCGGATCCTCGAGGGGCGGCCGGTGACGGCGACGATCCCGCTGGCCGGCGCCGCGCTGGTCGCCGGCGAGGCGACCGAGCTGATGCCCGCCACGGCGCCGACCGTCGCGCCGACCGTGGTCTCGCCGAGCGAGGCCCCCGTCGAGCCCGAACCCGTGCCGGAGAAGCCCCGCAGCAGGGCGCGCCTGTGGTGGACGCTCGCCGTCGTGGCGCTCCTGCTGGTCGGCCTGGTCTCCGGCTGGTTCCTGCTGCAGCAGCAGTCGCGGCCCAAGCAGGTGCAGGTGCCCGCGGTCATCAACCAGACCCAGCCGCAGGCCGAGTCGGCGCTGGCCGGGGTCGGGCTCAAGCCCGACATCGAGTTCGTGCACGGCCCCAACGACGCCACCAAGGACCGGGTCGTCACCAGCAGCCCGCAGCCCGGCACCGAGGTGCTGGAGGGCTCCACGGTCAAGCTGACCATCAACCAGGGGCCGCTCTTCCTGACGGTGCCCCCGGGCCTGACGGGCAAGTCGTTCGCCGAGGCCAAGCAGGCCCTCGTGACAGCGGGGTTCAACGAGGCGTCCATCCTGCAGGAGGAGGCCGACCGCGAGTCGGCCGACGACAAGCCCGACACCGTCGTCGCCGTGGATCCGCCGTCGGGGTCCTCGGTCGCGTCCGACTCGACCATCCGCCTGCAGGTCGCCACCGGGCGCGCCAAGGTGCCCTACGTCCGGGGGAAGACGCTGGCGCAGGCCGAGCAGACCCTGAAGGACGCCGGCTTCACGAACCTGGCCACCCAGGAGGCCTTCGACCCGAGCATGAAGGCCGGGGAGGTCATGTCCACCAGCCCGGACGCGGACACCACGGTGCAGCGGTCGGAGAAGATCACCATCATCGTCTCCAAGGGCCCCGAGCCGACGCCGACCCCGACGCCGACCTCGGCCACCCCGACGCCCACGAGCACCCCGACGTCCGCCAGCCCGTCGCCGACACCCACCAAGTCGGGGGACGACGACGAGAACCAGTGA
- a CDS encoding FtsW/RodA/SpoVE family cell cycle protein: MAEVVVYRKRTVVSALMMLFALALGSAGYLMVSMNQHDGALPEGWPAALGAWFGLGAIAWGVVRWRLPYADPLLLPVVFLLNGLGLSMIYRLDQADGLASARLQLTWLAVAVAVFSVTVFLLRDHRVLQRYTYLWFVAGFLLLLSPLVPGLGKENHGARIWIEFGPFSFQPAEIAKIVLSIAFASYLVEKRDVLATAGRRFLGIDFPRPRDLAPIGVAWVFSLIILVFEKDLGTTLLFFGLFVAMLYVATERPSWAILGVLMVAVLGVVGYSMFDHVQTRFSSWLNPFSDYDKNLQVISAQFGFAWGGLFGTGWGLGRPYLTPLAKNDFIGAAIGEELGLYGLCALVVLFGVIVARVLRAALGSSEPFGKLLATGLAFAFALQVFIILGGITRLLPLTGLTTPFVSQGGSSLISNYLLLALMLTITHQVRRPQAEAPTGEFASLSAEATQAIPVQRAPQPDPHAEPPRPDPAAFGADEPLGMDEPLGMDEPTVAQRAVPAPGSPPEAPRDPEEGTP; encoded by the coding sequence ATGGCGGAGGTCGTGGTCTACCGCAAGCGGACGGTCGTCTCCGCGCTGATGATGCTGTTCGCGCTGGCGCTCGGTTCGGCCGGGTACCTGATGGTGAGCATGAACCAACACGACGGCGCGCTGCCCGAGGGCTGGCCGGCCGCGCTCGGCGCCTGGTTCGGCCTGGGCGCGATCGCCTGGGGCGTCGTGCGCTGGCGGCTGCCGTACGCGGACCCCCTGCTGCTGCCGGTGGTGTTCCTGCTCAACGGGCTGGGCCTGTCGATGATCTACCGGCTCGACCAGGCCGACGGTCTGGCCAGCGCGCGGCTGCAGCTCACCTGGCTCGCCGTCGCGGTCGCCGTGTTCAGCGTCACCGTCTTCCTGCTGCGCGACCACCGCGTCCTGCAGCGCTACACCTACCTGTGGTTCGTGGCCGGCTTCCTGCTGCTGCTGTCCCCGCTGGTGCCGGGGCTGGGCAAGGAGAACCACGGCGCCCGGATCTGGATCGAGTTCGGCCCGTTCTCGTTCCAGCCCGCCGAGATCGCCAAGATCGTGCTGTCGATCGCGTTCGCGTCCTACCTGGTGGAGAAGCGCGACGTCCTGGCGACCGCCGGACGCCGCTTCCTCGGCATCGACTTCCCCCGGCCCCGCGACCTGGCGCCCATCGGCGTCGCCTGGGTGTTCAGCCTGATCATCCTGGTGTTCGAGAAGGACCTGGGCACGACGCTGCTGTTCTTCGGGCTGTTCGTCGCGATGCTCTACGTGGCCACCGAGCGTCCCAGCTGGGCGATCCTCGGTGTCCTGATGGTCGCGGTGCTCGGCGTCGTCGGCTACTCGATGTTCGACCACGTCCAGACCCGGTTCTCGTCCTGGCTGAACCCGTTCTCCGACTACGACAAGAACCTCCAGGTGATCAGCGCGCAGTTCGGCTTCGCCTGGGGCGGGCTGTTCGGCACAGGCTGGGGGCTCGGGCGCCCGTACCTGACGCCGCTGGCCAAGAACGACTTCATCGGCGCCGCGATCGGCGAGGAGCTCGGCCTGTACGGCCTGTGCGCGCTCGTCGTGCTGTTCGGCGTCATCGTCGCCCGGGTGCTGCGGGCGGCGCTGGGGTCGAGCGAGCCGTTCGGCAAACTGCTGGCCACCGGCCTGGCGTTCGCGTTCGCGCTGCAGGTCTTCATCATCCTGGGCGGCATCACCCGCCTGCTGCCGCTGACCGGCCTCACCACGCCGTTCGTGTCGCAGGGCGGCAGCTCCCTCATCTCGAACTACCTGCTGCTGGCGCTGATGCTCACCATCACCCACCAGGTCCGCCGGCCGCAGGCCGAAGCGCCGACCGGCGAGTTCGCGTCCCTGTCGGCCGAGGCCACGCAGGCCATCCCGGTGCAGCGCGCGCCGCAGCCCGACCCGCACGCCGAGCCCCCGCGTCCCGACCCCGCCGCCTTCGGCGCCGACGAGCCGCTCGGCATGGACGAGCCGCTCGGCATGGACGAGCCGACCGTCGCCCAGCGCGCCGTGCCCGCCCCCGGCTCGCCCCCGGAGGCCCCCCGCGACCCCGAGGAGGGAACCCCATGA
- a CDS encoding PP2C family protein-serine/threonine phosphatase: MALTLSYDAHSEIGLVRTTNQDSAYVSPTMLMVADGMGGAAAGDLASAIATWELERTDAELDARVAAARAEREASGEPVPTGEDEPGELVDVLTVLASTLARANDRLIERVEDDPGLAGMGTTVCGFVLADDRLAVVNIGDSRAYLVRDGSLHRVTRDHSWVQSLVDEGRISEEEALEHPHKNLVLKVLNGAAQHEPDLGWLDIRVGDRLMICSDGLCGLVTDAAMAPVLTAGLPRGETIDRLVGLAHAAGGHDNITIVLADVEDGGPAGAPRRSAPPTASADPTAPSTPCRSRRPTWTPRASRSAPSPRPSATRSPGGAGRPRGSRSVWPCSCRSSPSSAAARCGTSTPRPSTSSARRRSTWRCSAACPTGCSARTSPRSSRPTRTPASATCRPTTPSASAPRSGSATWTPPAPPWAS; encoded by the coding sequence ATGGCGTTGACGCTGAGCTACGACGCCCACTCCGAGATCGGGCTGGTGCGCACCACCAACCAGGACTCGGCGTACGTCTCCCCCACGATGCTGATGGTGGCCGACGGCATGGGCGGCGCCGCCGCCGGCGACCTCGCCTCCGCGATCGCGACCTGGGAGCTGGAGCGCACCGACGCCGAGCTGGACGCCCGCGTGGCGGCCGCCCGGGCCGAGCGGGAGGCGTCCGGCGAGCCCGTCCCGACCGGCGAGGACGAGCCGGGCGAACTGGTCGACGTGCTGACGGTGCTCGCGAGCACGCTGGCCCGCGCCAACGACCGCCTCATCGAGCGCGTCGAGGACGACCCGGGCCTGGCCGGCATGGGCACCACCGTCTGCGGCTTCGTGCTCGCCGACGACCGGCTCGCCGTGGTCAACATCGGCGACTCCCGCGCCTACCTCGTCCGCGACGGCAGCCTCCACCGCGTCACCCGCGACCACTCCTGGGTGCAGTCGCTGGTCGACGAGGGCCGGATCAGCGAGGAGGAGGCGCTCGAGCACCCCCACAAGAACCTGGTGCTCAAGGTGCTCAACGGCGCCGCCCAGCACGAGCCCGACCTGGGTTGGCTCGACATCCGCGTCGGCGACCGCCTCATGATCTGCTCCGACGGCCTGTGCGGGCTCGTCACGGACGCCGCCATGGCGCCCGTCCTCACCGCGGGACTGCCGCGCGGCGAGACCATCGACCGCCTCGTGGGGCTGGCGCACGCCGCGGGCGGCCACGACAACATCACCATCGTCCTGGCGGACGTCGAGGACGGCGGGCCGGCCGGCGCCCCGAGGCGTTCGGCGCCGCCGACAGCCTCGGCGGACCCGACAGCGCCGAGCACACCCTGTCGTTCTCGGCGGCCGACGTGGACCCCGAGGGCGTCCAGGAGCGCGCCATCACCGAGGCCGAGCGCTACGCGCTCACCGGGCGGCGCAGGCCGTCCACGTGGCTCAAGATCAGTCTGGCCGTGCTCGTGCCGGTCCTCGCCCTCGTCGGCGGCGGCACGCTGTGGTACCAGTACACCCAGACCCAGTACTTCATCGGCCCGTCGCAGGAGTACGTGGCGCTGTTCCGCGGCGTGCCCGACCGGGTGCTCGGCCAGGACCTCTCCTCGCTCATCGAGGCCGACAAGGACACCCGCGTCGGCGACCTGCCGCCCTACTACGCCGAGCGCGTCCGCTCCACGATCCGGGTCGGCGACCTGGACTCCGCCCGCTCCACCATGGGCGAGCTGA
- a CDS encoding FHA domain-containing protein FhaB/FipA yields the protein MSELLVFALKFAFLALLWVFILFTGAVIRSDLFGRRVPANAVEAPHPAQQAAEPRTKRRARAAAQVVPTTLRITRGKQAGLTMALGDQLKIGRSADCQLILDDDYVSTRHARIYRSGQGYVVEDLGSTNGTYLNNERLSGPTRFTPADTLRIGRTLLTVEA from the coding sequence ATGTCTGAGCTGTTGGTCTTCGCCCTCAAGTTCGCCTTCCTGGCGCTGCTGTGGGTCTTCATCCTCTTCACGGGCGCCGTGATCCGCTCCGACCTGTTCGGGCGCCGCGTCCCGGCCAACGCCGTCGAGGCACCGCACCCGGCGCAGCAGGCCGCCGAGCCGCGCACGAAGCGCCGCGCCCGCGCGGCCGCCCAGGTCGTGCCGACGACGCTGCGGATCACGCGCGGCAAGCAGGCCGGCCTCACGATGGCGCTCGGCGATCAGCTCAAGATCGGCCGCAGCGCCGACTGCCAGCTGATCCTCGACGACGACTACGTCTCGACCCGGCACGCCCGCATCTACCGCAGCGGCCAGGGCTACGTCGTGGAGGACCTCGGCTCGACCAACGGCACCTACCTCAACAACGAGCGACTCAGCGGGCCGACCCGCTTCACACCGGCCGACACGCTGCGGATCGGGCGGACCCTGCTCACCGTGGAGGCGTGA
- a CDS encoding FhaA domain-containing protein, which yields MGVFDNLERKLEGVVNGAFARAFKGDVQPVEITARLQKELDAEARLLSRNRKLVPNDFTIGLSSHDYDRLVPYSRTLNQDIIPQLREYAANAGYVFNGPVTIAYEQDAELPLGQFTVDSQAVAAAATPATTTSIRRAALVLEVNGIRHPLTEPGFTLGRGTDADVRINDPGISRLHARVSVHGQGDRPQVSIEDMGSTNGIIVDGRRVQSAPLREGSRIELGNTRMLVRSPVTDV from the coding sequence GTGGGCGTCTTCGACAACCTCGAACGCAAGCTGGAGGGCGTCGTGAACGGTGCCTTCGCGCGCGCCTTCAAGGGCGACGTGCAGCCCGTCGAGATCACCGCGCGCCTCCAGAAGGAACTGGACGCCGAGGCCCGCCTGCTGTCGCGCAACCGCAAGCTCGTCCCCAACGACTTCACCATCGGGCTGTCGAGCCACGACTACGACCGGCTCGTCCCCTACAGCCGCACCCTGAACCAGGACATCATCCCGCAGCTGCGGGAGTACGCGGCGAACGCCGGCTACGTCTTCAACGGGCCCGTGACGATCGCCTACGAGCAGGACGCCGAACTGCCGCTGGGCCAGTTCACCGTCGACAGCCAGGCCGTCGCCGCCGCGGCGACGCCCGCGACCACGACGTCGATCCGGCGCGCCGCGCTCGTGCTGGAGGTCAACGGCATCCGGCACCCGCTCACCGAGCCCGGCTTCACGCTGGGCCGCGGCACGGACGCCGACGTGCGCATCAACGACCCGGGCATCTCGCGGCTGCACGCCCGCGTGAGCGTCCACGGCCAGGGCGACCGCCCGCAGGTCAGCATCGAGGACATGGGGTCGACCAACGGCATCATCGTGGACGGCCGCCGCGTCCAGTCCGCGCCGCTGCGCGAGGGCTCCCGCATCGAGCTCGGCAACACGCGGATGCTGGTGAGGTCGCCGGTGACCGATGTCTGA
- the treZ gene encoding malto-oligosyltrehalose trehalohydrolase, which yields MGRRRLDGRPRPGRGDLRAPRRHVHPEGTLDAAIGRLDYLATLGVDAVELMPVVPFPGDRGWGYDGVSLYAVHEAYGGPAALQRFVDAAHAHGLAVVLDVVYNHFGPAGNYAPVFGPYFTDKHHTPWGKAINLDDAGADGVRAFIVDNAIRWLRDFHLDALRLDAVHALVDDSPRHILAELADAVTALEAETGLPRTLIAESDENQIATITPTADGGRGMDGQWADDIHHALHAWLTGETFGYYVDFGSEETLQRAFDRVFVHDGGYSTFRGRDWGAPVPDDVERSRFVTFTQDHDQVGNRGLGDRPAATLSPEQVAAGAALLLLSPFTPMLFQGEEWGTTTPFLFFTDHEPELGAAVTKGRQSEFAGHGWEALYGPDPQIPDPQSPDTFAASKLDWDELTTPEHAPMLAWYRTLMRLRNAHLERPGLESSTAHGPGWFRLQHGPLTVIAAPHADTEAPLRGTLVAAFGDVSATADVIRLSTPSVAVVLE from the coding sequence GTGGGGCGACGCCGGCTGGACGGGCGGCCGCGTCCTGGGCGGGGTGATCTACGAGCTCCACGTCGGCACGTTCACCCCGAGGGCACCCTCGACGCCGCCATCGGACGCCTCGACTACCTGGCGACCCTCGGCGTCGACGCCGTCGAGCTCATGCCGGTCGTCCCGTTCCCGGGCGACCGGGGCTGGGGCTACGACGGGGTCTCGCTCTACGCCGTCCACGAGGCCTACGGCGGGCCGGCCGCGCTGCAGCGGTTCGTCGACGCGGCCCACGCTCACGGTCTGGCGGTCGTCCTCGACGTCGTCTATAACCACTTCGGCCCCGCCGGGAACTACGCGCCCGTGTTCGGCCCGTACTTCACCGACAAGCACCACACCCCGTGGGGTAAGGCGATCAACCTCGACGACGCCGGCGCCGACGGCGTCCGGGCGTTCATCGTCGACAACGCGATCCGCTGGCTACGGGACTTCCACCTGGACGCCCTGCGCCTGGACGCCGTGCACGCCCTGGTCGACGACTCCCCGCGCCACATCCTGGCCGAGCTCGCCGACGCGGTCACCGCGCTGGAGGCCGAGACGGGGCTGCCCCGGACGCTGATCGCCGAATCGGACGAGAACCAGATCGCCACCATCACCCCGACCGCCGACGGTGGCCGGGGCATGGACGGCCAGTGGGCCGACGACATCCACCACGCCCTGCACGCGTGGCTGACCGGGGAGACGTTCGGCTACTACGTCGACTTCGGCAGCGAGGAGACCCTCCAGCGGGCCTTCGACCGGGTGTTCGTCCACGACGGCGGCTACTCCACGTTCCGCGGACGCGACTGGGGCGCCCCCGTGCCCGACGACGTCGAGCGGAGCCGGTTCGTCACCTTCACCCAGGACCACGACCAGGTCGGCAACCGTGGCCTGGGCGACCGCCCGGCCGCGACGCTGAGCCCCGAACAGGTCGCCGCCGGCGCCGCGCTGCTGCTGCTGTCGCCGTTCACCCCGATGCTGTTCCAGGGGGAGGAGTGGGGCACCACGACCCCGTTCCTGTTCTTCACCGACCACGAGCCCGAACTGGGCGCCGCCGTCACGAAGGGCCGCCAGAGCGAGTTCGCCGGGCACGGCTGGGAGGCGCTGTACGGCCCCGACCCGCAGATCCCCGACCCGCAGTCCCCCGACACCTTCGCGGCGTCGAAGCTGGACTGGGACGAGCTCACCACGCCGGAGCACGCGCCGATGCTGGCCTGGTACCGGACGCTGATGCGGCTCAGGAACGCGCACCTGGAGCGACCGGGGTTGGAGTCCTCGACCGCCCACGGCCCCGGCTGGTTCCGCCTGCAGCATGGCCCGCTCACGGTCATCGCCGCCCCGCACGCCGACACCGAGGCGCCGCTGCGCGGCACCCTCGTCGCAGCCTTCGGCGACGTCTCTGCGACCGCCGACGTCATCCGTCTGAGCACGCCTTCCGTGGCCGTCGTCCTGGAGTAG
- the treY gene encoding malto-oligosyltrehalose synthase, translated as MVDHSTISATIGGRAGFERLAAEAHARGMGVIVDVVPNHMGVPTPLYYNKALWSVLKDGPASPYAAWFDGTAEGADGTLMPVLGARIGTVLANNEITLEQRVVPGMEDEGPQPVLVYFDHVFPVRAGTENLPLPLCVQEQFYRLAYWKVADEELNFRRFFDVDTLVAVRVEDPEVFDATHALLLDLFHAGHIDAFRIDHPDGLADPRGYLRRLSMATGGAWITAEKILEGHEELPADWPVAGTTGYDASWRISALHCDPNGAGDLGNIAHVITGDIPGTLPEVITTSKREVATTSLFAEVHRLATLADAICRDDIMLRDHTFSWIRACLTEMIVALDRYRAYIVPGEPAPEASIEIVNEAARLARANLDEELHETLEVVVDLVLGREVGVEGRTQRVQRDELVIRFQQVCGAVMAKGVEDTAFYRWTQLVALNEVGGNPEAWSINPDEFHQWASTMAQEWPATMTCGTTHDTKRSEDVRSRIGVLSQYSSEWRALLTKLHPYAEGAIEGHTENLLWQTLAGTWTAEGPIERERLEAYMLKASREQKIWTSWTHGDPEREHELSAFIEKLYADGDILGAFADWYEFTNDAVRTSILSRKAIQLTCLGVADNYQSCETLQNYLVDPDNRSAADFEALAATASALDGRAPQDLAEEKQHLTREIYRLRRRRPDAFVGATAAYRPLPASTGHAVCFARGEDPQVVTIAARLNRVIETHGFTEHTVVLPAGRWRDVLTGAEFDGGSVLIADLLNRYPAAVLEKTADAEADGDAPTPEIGIPLFRPGVRHQPTPTQRDDESDAEVTGLLGWLTKRFFDKPEEGHQP; from the coding sequence GTGGTCGACCACTCGACCATCTCCGCCACGATCGGCGGGCGCGCCGGCTTCGAGCGGCTCGCCGCGGAGGCGCACGCCCGCGGCATGGGCGTCATCGTGGACGTGGTCCCCAACCACATGGGCGTGCCGACGCCGCTGTACTACAACAAGGCGCTGTGGTCGGTGCTCAAGGACGGCCCCGCGTCGCCGTACGCCGCCTGGTTCGACGGCACCGCCGAGGGCGCCGACGGCACGCTGATGCCCGTGCTCGGCGCCCGGATCGGCACGGTGCTGGCGAACAACGAGATCACGCTGGAGCAGCGCGTCGTCCCCGGCATGGAGGACGAGGGCCCCCAGCCGGTCCTGGTCTACTTCGACCACGTCTTCCCGGTGCGCGCCGGCACCGAGAACCTGCCACTGCCGCTGTGCGTCCAGGAGCAGTTCTACCGGCTGGCCTACTGGAAGGTGGCCGACGAGGAGCTCAACTTCCGCCGCTTCTTCGACGTGGACACCCTCGTCGCGGTCCGGGTCGAGGACCCCGAGGTGTTCGACGCCACCCACGCCCTGCTGCTGGACCTGTTCCACGCCGGCCACATCGACGCGTTCCGCATCGACCACCCCGACGGGCTGGCCGACCCGCGCGGCTACCTGCGTCGGCTGTCGATGGCCACCGGCGGCGCCTGGATCACCGCCGAGAAGATCCTGGAGGGCCACGAGGAACTGCCCGCCGACTGGCCGGTCGCGGGCACGACCGGCTACGACGCGAGCTGGCGGATCTCCGCGCTGCACTGCGACCCCAACGGGGCCGGCGACCTGGGCAACATCGCCCACGTGATCACCGGCGACATCCCCGGGACGCTGCCCGAGGTGATCACCACCTCCAAGCGCGAGGTCGCCACCACGAGCCTGTTCGCCGAGGTGCACCGCCTGGCGACGCTGGCCGACGCCATCTGCCGCGACGACATCATGCTGCGCGACCACACCTTCAGCTGGATCCGCGCCTGCCTCACCGAGATGATCGTCGCGCTGGACCGCTACCGCGCCTACATCGTCCCCGGCGAGCCGGCGCCCGAGGCGTCCATCGAGATCGTGAACGAGGCGGCCCGCCTGGCGCGGGCGAACCTCGACGAGGAGCTCCACGAGACCCTCGAGGTGGTCGTCGACCTGGTGCTGGGCCGCGAGGTCGGCGTCGAGGGACGCACGCAGCGCGTCCAGCGCGACGAGTTGGTCATCCGGTTCCAGCAGGTGTGCGGCGCCGTCATGGCCAAGGGCGTGGAGGACACCGCCTTCTACCGGTGGACCCAACTCGTCGCCCTCAACGAGGTCGGCGGCAACCCCGAGGCGTGGAGCATCAACCCCGACGAGTTCCACCAGTGGGCCTCCACCATGGCCCAGGAGTGGCCGGCGACCATGACGTGCGGCACCACGCACGACACCAAGCGCTCCGAGGACGTCCGCAGCCGCATCGGCGTCCTGTCGCAGTACTCCTCGGAGTGGCGCGCGCTGCTGACCAAGCTGCACCCCTACGCCGAGGGCGCGATCGAGGGCCACACCGAGAACCTGCTGTGGCAGACGCTGGCCGGCACCTGGACGGCCGAGGGCCCCATCGAGCGCGAGCGCCTCGAGGCGTACATGCTGAAGGCGTCGCGCGAGCAGAAGATCTGGACGTCCTGGACGCACGGCGACCCCGAGCGCGAGCACGAGCTGAGCGCGTTCATCGAGAAGCTGTACGCCGACGGCGACATCCTGGGCGCGTTCGCCGACTGGTACGAGTTCACCAACGACGCGGTGCGCACCTCGATCCTGTCGCGCAAGGCGATCCAGCTCACCTGCCTGGGGGTGGCGGACAACTACCAGAGCTGCGAGACGCTGCAGAACTACCTGGTCGACCCCGACAACCGCTCCGCGGCGGACTTCGAGGCGCTGGCCGCCACGGCGTCCGCCCTGGACGGCCGCGCGCCCCAGGACCTGGCCGAGGAGAAGCAGCACCTCACCCGCGAGATCTACCGGCTGCGCCGCCGCCGTCCGGACGCCTTCGTCGGCGCGACGGCCGCCTACCGGCCGCTGCCGGCCAGCACCGGGCACGCCGTGTGCTTCGCCCGCGGCGAGGACCCGCAGGTCGTCACCATCGCGGCCCGGCTGAACCGCGTGATCGAGACGCACGGCTTCACCGAGCACACCGTCGTCCTGCCCGCCGGCCGCTGGCGCGACGTCCTGACCGGCGCCGAGTTCGACGGCGGCAGCGTCCTGATCGCCGACCTGCTGAACCGCTACCCGGCGGCCGTCCTGGAGAAGACCGCGGACGCCGAAGCCGACGGCGACGCGCCGACCCCCGAGATCGGCATCCCGCTGTTCCGTCCGGGCGTGCGGCACCAGCCGACCCCGACCCAACGCGACGACGAGTCCGACGCCGAGGTGACCGGCCTGCTCGGCTGGCTCACCAAGCGGTTCTTCGACAAGCCCGAGGAAGGCCACCAGCCATGA